The Lewinella sp. 4G2 nucleotide sequence GGGGGGGACCGCAATGGCGGCTAATTCTAAAGTAAAGTAACGCTCCGTATTCACCTTGACGGTGTAGCCACGAGCCTGTAGCTCAGCCACACTTTCGGGCGTCAGGGCGGACGTTTGAGCCACGGCTGCGAAGCTCAGCAGCAGGCAGAGCGCGGAAAGGCCTAATTTCATGGAAAGACACATTTGGAAAAATCAACACATAAAGGTACTGTTATTAGGTTTATTTATAATGTGATGGGTTGAATGACAGTAGCTTAGGGAAGGTGGCGGACGCAGTGGCGGGCAATAGATCGTGTTGCATATACACTGGTCAGCACGGAGGGAGTGACTACGTTCGTTTTTCACCCGCCCTTACTTACCTTTGGCAGACTTAGAGAGTCGCTGCGCCCACCCGACATACGAAAGACGGCGCACCGACGTTTTGCTGATGCTAAATACACACCCCAATGTTTTCCAACCTTCGCTATCTCCTGCTGCAGGCAGAACCCACCCTGACCAGCACGGAAGAACCAATCGTCGAAAGCCAGAATCTGTTTTCCGTATTGCTGGACTCCGGCATCCTGACGATGATCATCGTTGGTATTCTGCTGTTGTTGTTCGTGATAGCCTGTTACATCTTTCTGGAACGCGTTGCGGTGATTAAATCCGCCGGTGCTGAAGACGAAGGATTCATGGAGCGCATCCGCCTGGAAATGTCGGCCGGAAACATGGCCAACGCCCGCGCCCTTTGCGCCACGACGGACAGCCCCGTTGCGCGGATGGTGGACAAAGGCCTGAGCCGCGTCGGCCGCCCACTACGGGATATCGATGCTTCCATTGAGAACGTTGGTAACCTGGAGATCTTCCGCCTTGAAAAAGGACTGAGCACGCTGGCCAGTATCGCCGGTGCCGCCCCCATGATTGGCTTCTTTGGTACCGTGACCGGTATGATTGCGGCATTCTACGAAATGAGTACGGCGGAGAACATTACGCCGGACGTCCTCGCCGGTGGCATCTATTCCGCCCTGCTGACGACGGCTGCGGGCCTCTTCATCGGTATCCTCGCTTTCGTTGGCTATAACTACCTCGTCGCCTCCGTGGAGCGAGTCGTTTACAAGATGGAGCGGAGTACTACGGAGTTTATGGATCTATTGCAGGAACCGGGGTAAGTAGTCTACAGTCTGTAGTCAATAGTCTATAGTGTCACCACGTAGCTATTGGGTTACGGACAGCGGACTACAGACTACAGACTATAGACTAAATATGCCCTTAAAACGCTCCAATAAGCCCAACGCGGAATTCAACATGTCCTCCCTCACGGACATCATTTTTCTGTTGTTGATCTTCTTCATGCTGACGTCCAACTTCGTGCAGATCAAGCCCTTTGAACTGCCGCGCTCGGATAGCCAGACGGTGGCCCCGACGAACATCGTCGTCCAGTTAGAGAAGGACGGCAAGGTGAGCGTCAACAGCCAGGAAGTGCGGGGAGCCGCCATCGCCGCCGCGGTAAACGACGCCATCGCCCAATCCGACGACGAAGAAAACACCACCGTGACCATCGTAGCCGAAACCGGCGTACCCTTCAAAAACATCACTCCCATCATGACCCTCGCCGCGCAGAACCGCGCCCGGGCGATCATCGCTACTCAACCTAAGTAGTAGGGTAGTCGAGTAGTGCTAGCACTATAGACTACAGACTAAAGACTACAGACTAAAAAATGGCTTTACGCAAACGCAGCAAGGTTACCGCCGAATTCAGCATGTCCTCCCTGACGGATATCATCTTCCTATTGCTGATCTTCTTCATGCTGACGTCCACCGTAGTAGCCCCCCACGCGCTGAATCTGAAGATGCCCGGCCGTTCGGACACCCCCACGAGCCCCAGCACCCGGAACATTGACGACGTGACCATCAACAACCAGGGCACCTTCCTGCTAAACGGTAACAGCATCAGCCCCGAAGCTTTGGAAACTTACCTGACGGGTAAAGCAGATCGCGACCAGTCCATCCTCATCAGCCCCACTCGCAACGCACCG carries:
- a CDS encoding MotA/TolQ/ExbB proton channel family protein, translating into MFSNLRYLLLQAEPTLTSTEEPIVESQNLFSVLLDSGILTMIIVGILLLLFVIACYIFLERVAVIKSAGAEDEGFMERIRLEMSAGNMANARALCATTDSPVARMVDKGLSRVGRPLRDIDASIENVGNLEIFRLEKGLSTLASIAGAAPMIGFFGTVTGMIAAFYEMSTAENITPDVLAGGIYSALLTTAAGLFIGILAFVGYNYLVASVERVVYKMERSTTEFMDLLQEPG
- a CDS encoding biopolymer transporter ExbD — its product is MPLKRSNKPNAEFNMSSLTDIIFLLLIFFMLTSNFVQIKPFELPRSDSQTVAPTNIVVQLEKDGKVSVNSQEVRGAAIAAAVNDAIAQSDDEENTTVTIVAETGVPFKNITPIMTLAAQNRARAIIATQPK
- a CDS encoding biopolymer transporter ExbD gives rise to the protein MALRKRSKVTAEFSMSSLTDIIFLLLIFFMLTSTVVAPHALNLKMPGRSDTPTSPSTRNIDDVTINNQGTFLLNGNSISPEALETYLTGKADRDQSILISPTRNAPVEGVVTVMDMAMRLNINGVLAAEE